Proteins found in one Methylobacter sp. S3L5C genomic segment:
- a CDS encoding YcxB family protein, translating into MFEIEYEFGEEDLIHFNEIQFMKNDEIQFNIKKNRWIVPGMMGLIGAFYYFYYGDKNSAGYVLVIAVLWALLSPKIMMLDLRRQILKNYTPKEKINLFGTYTLTIDPANPNYLLEQSPSGKNKMAWGDLVRVEYGKRYVYIYIDLSTALVIPVDKIKKGNLEQFAEQAEKMIERFA; encoded by the coding sequence ATGTTTGAAATAGAATACGAATTTGGCGAAGAAGATTTAATTCATTTTAATGAAATTCAATTCATGAAGAATGACGAGATACAGTTCAACATTAAGAAAAATCGCTGGATAGTGCCTGGTATGATGGGGCTTATCGGGGCTTTTTATTATTTTTATTATGGTGATAAGAACTCGGCAGGCTATGTACTGGTTATTGCCGTTCTTTGGGCGCTGCTGTCACCTAAAATAATGATGTTGGATTTACGCAGACAAATCCTTAAAAATTATACCCCTAAAGAAAAAATCAATTTATTTGGTACTTACACCTTAACCATAGACCCTGCCAATCCTAATTATTTACTGGAGCAATCACCCAGTGGTAAAAATAAAATGGCATGGGGGGATTTAGTCAGAGTGGAATATGGCAAACGCTATGTTTATATCTATATTGATTTAAGCACCGCTCTGGTTATTCCCGTCGATAAGATAAAAAAAGGTAATCTTGAGCAGTTCGCTGAACAAGCCGAAAAAATGATTGAACGATTTGCGTAA
- a CDS encoding MAPEG family protein codes for MITSLYASLLALLIVRLSLSVIKLRRKNRIIIGDGGNEELQLAIRTQANALEYIPITLLLLLALELNGAPKILIHILGATLIIGRIIHAIGLPAKNLRKRVLGMQITIYLLIALAILNILFLVFSGPLKLY; via the coding sequence ATGATTACGTCACTATATGCATCGCTCTTAGCTTTATTGATAGTGAGACTTTCTCTTTCAGTAATAAAACTTCGTAGAAAAAACCGGATAATTATTGGTGACGGGGGAAATGAAGAGCTGCAATTAGCAATTCGCACGCAAGCTAATGCATTGGAATATATTCCTATAACACTGTTGCTTTTATTAGCGCTCGAATTAAACGGAGCGCCGAAAATACTTATCCATATATTGGGAGCCACGCTGATAATAGGGCGAATAATTCATGCGATCGGTCTTCCCGCAAAGAATCTCCGGAAAAGAGTATTGGGAATGCAGATAACCATTTATCTATTAATTGCCTTGGCAATACTGAATATACTATTCTTGGTATTTTCTGGGCCGCTTAAACTTTATT